In a single window of the Rhizoctonia solani chromosome 16, complete sequence genome:
- a CDS encoding G-protein alpha subunit, with the protein MTSASSLHFGPEWMRKPSRTSLTPLSPNTGNSPGTTSSLLPTPPNRGNTAAQRVLVLVAADISIPSTPDQVRGRELSVPVLERPATAEVGGEPQGVKEMTPDERKLFSTNVNSDPPMRRNTTNLSLASDRQQNKIGQGIGIGLGPASPRGIGPPRRRGTGATDDPASGPFLPRKLSLSSSLLAGNIANAPNSPAGPLPSPRTRLQLSTTPTGCRCLGPWSIRGATMQQWFEAGYFAEDLLIKRTHIDSDFEPLREFRRRAPPVRPGESHTQMFLSPLAPRAPPNLPPPQSLLRGQNTPPNPSPRLAHLMTSIHDASSHGPMSAGASGGSPLANSPASSAAAAVRSATLDSYLAPGQNGLTGDGLVAGGGAVLTNAALERKKREDFIQSLRERELAMGVGASSPQPFASTGPFGGAFAPNPAPQFSQFAPGAPSFSNRLNVPMPPAPLPIPVNNASLSVVSPFPHNGPVLWSSSDQMLTPGAYAPSSNEFDHGTIYQSVPNHQGTWQAPVPTWENEQELPPAVEAAVNIAEEPLHTPISDAHVHDSPSSLHPELPIETEVENIIAVLEDTKIQEAEVKEEDEPAPQPEPVPAPAPAPTASETSPTPVNKRKGKKTVSKEPSVSTSVSASIIAPAPAPVSSPGTTPATVWATTEHEKPASLSLREIQEAEERKAEARKAAERVAKVCPAPNAGTATDEAAGVTGSWGLPQVGARSNAPAQAAAGATNNGPAWTKPAVVSTGKKTMKEIQEEEERRKKAAAVNANTTKEVPPATATQQAAKRAYADSAKNVTAAGAGAGAGAGAWSTVGPQGKVNGPPAVIRQPSSSATTAPATRAVPGSSAPRPSSSASNATQPTSANPSAAAKPAKPAAVDETPVAPSLDFLKWLKESLKGLNGINVEEFMQMLLSFPLDPSPAVIEIISDSIYANSSTLDGRRFAAEFCQKRKADAAAARTKPGSTSGAKVPRASLAEVKTQPKPVQSEWGFKTVQKKPKGGRKHLRNRSFSDDPFAVVTMPPANESPDDKQRRQADERMARQRSELIDEEIKRDRLARQRAEATQRKLLLLGQAESGKTTTLKQFQLLQSTSAFNAQLHSYRALIYVNVLNSVRRILDAVALPDEADQFLSDTSSSSSHSSRSSYARHHYPPHLAALAVKLRPLLHIQRVLERQLRGSTDPDIAPPPRRRSRRTRSTASSGDDQQTPDVDVDDNEITVHAWNSWNERLGRGLSVGGETISMDWSSRDDPGRIFAACVDDLIALWEDEVVQTALAKQRPSIRESPGFFMDDLARIAASGYMPNADDILRARIKTVGVQEHRVRFDHGPGKGMEWIIYDVGGARSQRLRWAAYFEDVHAIIFLAPISPFNQTLAEDSRMNRVKDSLLLWQEICRNKVLDKVSIVLFLNKCDLLKAKLAAGVQFKKYMSAYKGPNEWAPVAECSNLDGPSASYPYNNNSTTTSCIPMLALNNMPREDRLQQEEAKRRSNEIDEQLRLEAAALKKRKSKERKILLLGQSESGKSTLLKQFRLMHSNGKVFDAERASWRLIIFHNLVRSILNLLDEITHPIVPTRDYPDNDIFWEQNATIFKTFRVRLSPLSQIADLIANRLAPENSSPTASSPVEPASDWTSTANPQVPSFEISVLSSSRWKSALQKLHVGSRSPRPSIDCSIDFDNENDPGRLLVAFHEDLVEFCQTKSVWEMLKRKKIRVENMSGFFLDDIDRITKPRYIPTDDDILKARLKTLGVSETQCVVNTSSEKGSIWRIFDVGGARYQRAAWAPHFDDVNCIIFLAPISAFDQVLAEDPTVNRLEDSLAMWRDLCKNKILAGASIVLFLNKCDLLQAKLEAGVQLNQFLTSYGDRPNDYANVTKTLKSKFDKIKREHCPDSQVFTHFITATDTRTTSIAINAVRDKIMRENLQNIGFVH; encoded by the exons ATGACATCCGCCTCATCTCTGCATTTTGGACCGGAATGGATGCGCAAACCATCTCGTACCTCTCTAACCCCACTGTCGCCGAATACCGGAAATTCGCCGGGCACGACGTCGAGCCTGTTGCCAACACCGCCTAACAGGGGCAACACAGCTGCCCAACGTGTCCTCGTACTCGTCGCTGCTGACATCAGCATCCCCTCCACCCCAGATCAAGTCCGAGGACGAGAACTATCCGTTCCGGTACTCGAAAGACCAGCTACTGC AGAGGTCGGTGGCGAACCTCAGGGCGTGAAAGAAATGACGCCAGACGAGCGCAAA CTGTTCTCAACCAACGTCAACTCGGATCCTCCTATGCGCCGCAACACTACCAACCTCTCGCTTGCCTCTGATCGACAACAAAATAAAATTGGCCAAGGCATTGGCATTGGGCTCGGTCCTGCTAGTCCTAGGGGGATCGGACCTCCGCGTCGCCGGGGAACGGGAGCCACTGATGATCCTGCATCTGGTCCGTTTCTTCCTCGAAAGCTTTCGTTGTCATCCTCTCTTCTCGCCGGAAATATTGCGAACGCTCCCAATTCTCCTGCCGGCCCTCTTCCATCGCCACGAACTCGCCTCCAGCTCTCGACAACCCCGACCGGCTGCAGATGTTTGGGCCCGTG GTCCATTCGTGGCGCCACCATGCAGCAATGGTTCGAAGCTGGATACTTTGCAGAGGATCTCCTGATCAAACGAACCCACATTGACTCAGATTTCGAGCCTCTTCGTGAATTTCGCCGTCGGGCACCACCTGTAAGGCCGGGCGAATCTCACACCCAGATGTTCCTTTCCCCACTTGCGCCACGTGCGCCACCTAATTTACCCCCACCCCAATCTCTCTTACGCGGTCAGAATACACCACCCAACCCTAGTCCCCGCTTGGCCCATCTCATGACCAGCATTCACGACGCTTCGAGTCACGGCCCTATGTCTGCTGGTGCCAGTGGGGGAAGTCCCTTGGCAAATAGCCCAGCTTCGTCCGCTGCGGCTGCTGTCCGTAGTGCGACCCTTGATTCTTACCTCGCACCTGGCCAAAATGGATTGACTGGAGATGGATTGGTTGCCGGTGGTGGAGCTGTACTCACAAATGCCGCACTCGAACGCAAGAAACGCGAAGACTTTATCCAATCACTTCGAGAACGCGAACTAGCCATGGGTGTCGGTGCATCTAGCCCCCAGCCATTTGCATCGACTGGTCCATTCGGAGGAGCATTCGCTCCGAACCCCGCCCCTCAATTCTCTCAGTTTGCGCCTGGTGCTCCGTCTTTTAGTAATCGCTTGAACGTACCTATGCCACCGGCTCCGCTTCCTATCCCCGTTAACAATGCTTCGCTTAGTGTAGTGTCGCCGTTTCCGCACAACGGTCCCGTTCTCTGGTCTTCGAGTGATCAAATGCTCACTCCTGGTGCTTACGCCCCCTCGTCTAACGAATTCGATCACGGGACAATATACCAATCTGTTCCGAATCACCAGGGAACATGGCAAGCACCGGTACCCACGTGGGAGAATGAACAGGAATTACCTCCTGCAGTCGAAGCAGCTGTAAACATTGCCGAAGAGCCACTCCATACTCCTATTTCCGATGCACACGTCCATGATAGTCCGTCTTCGTTGCACCCAGAGTTACCGATCGAAACCGAAGTTGAGAACATCATCGCTGTGCTGGAAGATACCAAAATCCAGGAAGCGGAGGTCAAGGAGGAAGACGAGCCGGCTCCGCAGCCTGAACCCGtacctgctcctgctcctgccccAACCGCGAGTGAAACTTCGCCTACCCCTGTGAACAAACGCAAGGGCAAGAAGACAGTGAGCAAGGAACCCTCGGTTTCTACGTCCGTATCTGCATCTATTATCGCTCCTGCTCCCGCACCCGTATCTTCTCCGGGAACAACCCCCGCCACGGTCTGGGCGACAACCGAGCACGAAAAGCCCGCATCCTTGTCGTTGCGCGAGATCCAAGAAGCCGAGGAGCGCAAGGCCGAGGCGCGCAAGGCTGCCGAGCGAGTAGCCAAGGTCTGTCCAGCCCCGAACGCGGGTACTGCTACCGACGAGGCTGCGGGTGTAACTGGCTCAtggggtctccctcaggttGGCGCGCGGTCGAATGCGCCCGCTCAGGCTGCTGCTGGTGCGACGAATAACGGACCAGCGTGGACGAAGCCTGCTGTTGTTTCCACCGGGAAGAAGACCATGAAGGAAAttcaagaagaggaagagcgGAGGAAAAAGGCTGCTGCTGTGAATGCCAACACAACCAAGGAGGTACCACCAGCCACCGCGACACAGCAAGCCGCAAAACGGGCGTATGCGGACTCTGCCAAG AATGTAACCGCAGCTGGTGCAGGCGCAGGCGCAGGTGCCGGTGCATGGTCGACGGTGGGTCCCCAAGGCAAGGTCAACGGGCCTCCGGCTGTTATTCGCCAGCCATCGTCATCTGCAACGACTGCTCCTGCCACCCGGGCTGTGCCTGGTTCTAGTGCCCCTCGGCCAAGCTCCAGCGCGAGCAATGCAACTCAGCCCACTAGTGCCAACCCTAGTGCTGCTGCGAAACCAGCCAAGCCGGCGGCGGTAGACGAAACACCCGTAGCACCATCGTTGGATTTCCTCAAGTGGCTGAAGGAATCGCTCAAGGGCCTAAACGGGATAAATG TTGAAGAGTTTATGCAAATGCTGCTTTCGTTCCCGCTCGATCCTTCGCCCGCCGTGATCGAAATCATTTCGGACTCGATCTACGCAAATTCGTCCACACTCGACGGACGTCGATTCGCGGCCGAGTTTTGTCAAAAACGCAAGGCGGATGCGGCCGCTGCACGCACAAAGCCGGGTTCTACGTCGGGAGCCAAGGTACCACGGGCATCGCTGGCCGAGG TCAAGACGCAACCGAAACCCGTGCAATCCGAGTGGGGATTCAAGACGGTTCAGAAGAAACCCAAGGGCGGCCGCAA GCATTTGAGGAACCGATCGTTTTCTGACGACCCATTTGCG GTTGTGACCATGCCTCCTGCCAACGAGTCGCCGGACGATAAGCAGAGACGCCAGGCAGACGAACGGATGGCGAGACAGCGAAGCGAGCTCATCGACGAGGAAATTAAGCGAGACCGCTTGGCCCGACAGCGAGCAGAGGCGACGCAACGAAAGTTGCTATTACTAG GCCAGGCGGAGAGCGGCAAGACAACAACGCTGAAACAGTTCCAACTCTTGCAGTCCACATCAGCATTCAATGCCCAACTGCACTCGTATCGCGCGCTCATTTATGTGAACGTACTGAATTCGGTGCGGAGGATATTGGATGCGGTGGCATTGCCCGACGAAGCGGACCAATTCCTCTCGGACACGTCGAGTTCGTCTTCGCATTCGTCCCGATCCTCCTATGCCCGACACCATTACCCACCTCATCTCGCGGCCCTCGCTGTCAAACTCCGACCTTTACTCCACATCCAACGGGTCCTTGAACGCCAGCTCCGTGGATCCACGGACCCAGACATTGCCCCGCCCCCGAGACGACGATCCCGAAGGACCAGGAGCACAGCTTCTTCCGGTGACGATCAGCAAACCCCCGACGTCGATGTCGACGACAACGAAATCACGGTTCACGCCTGGAACTCGTGGAACGAACGGCTTGGGCGGGGTCTCAGTGTCGGGGGCGAAACAATATCCATGGACTGGAGCTCCCGGGACGATCCCGGTCGGATTTTCGCAGCGTGCGTAGACGATTTGATTGCCTTGTGGGAAGACGAAGTGGTCCAAACCGCTCTGGCCAAGCAAAGACCTTCCATCCGCGAATCACCTGGATT CTTTATGGATGACTTGGCGCGCATTGCGGCCTCCGGATACATGCCGAATGCAG ACGACATCCTGAGGGCCAGAATCAAGACCGTAGGGGTGCAGGAACACCGTGTACGATTCGACCACGGTCCGGGGAAGGGCATGGAATGGATTATAT ACGATGTTGGTGGAGCGAGAAGTCAG CGACTTCGATGGGCTGCGTATTTTGAAGATGTTCATGCAATTATCTTCCTAG CCCCGATAAGCCCATTCAATCAAACGTTAGCTGAAGACTCTCGGATGAACAGGGTCAAGGATTCCCTCCTGCTATGGCAAGAGATCTGCAGGAATAAAGTTCTGGATAAAGTCTCAATCGTGTTGTTTTTGAATAAATGTGATTTATTAAAGGCCAAG CTTGCCGCGGGCGTCCAGTTTAAAAAATATATGAGCGCATATAAAGGTCCTAATGAGTGGGCCCCTGTTGCTGAAT GTTCGAACCTCGACGGGCCATCTGCCTCTTacccctacaacaacaacagcaccACCACCAGCTGCATCCCCATGCTTGCGTTAAACAACATGCCACGTGAGGATCGCCTGCAGCAAGAAGAGGCTAAACG CCGGAGCAACGAGATTGACGAGCAGTTGAGG CTCGAGGCCGCTGCGCTGAAGAAACGCAAGTCCAAGGAGCGGAAGATTCTGCTATTGGGGCAGTC CGAGAGCGGGAAGAGCACACTCCTGAAGCAGTTCCGACTCATGCATTCCAACGGCAAGGTCTTTGACGCAGAGCGCGCCTCTTGGCGGCTAATCATCTTCCATAATCTCGTCCGCTCTATCCTCAACCTCCTCGACGAGATTACCCACCCCATCGTCCCCACCCGGGACTATCCAGACAATGACATCTTTTGGGAACAAAACGCCACCATATTCAAGACCTTTCGAGTGCGCTTATCTCCTCTCTCACA GATTGCGGATTTGATAGCCAATCGGCTTGCCCCTGAGAACTCTTCCCCCACTGCCAGCTCGCCAGTCGAACCCGCATCAGATTGGACATCAACCGCCAACCCCCAAGTTCCAAGTTTCGAAATCAGCGTTCTTTCTTCGTCGAGGTGGAAATCTGCGCTGCAAAAGCTTCACGTTGGTTCCCGGAGCCCCCGGCCTTCCATAGATTGCTCTATTGACTTTGACAACGAGAACGACCCTGGTCGCCTTTTGGTGGCGTTCCACGAGGACCTTGTTGAATTTTGCCAAACAAAGTCCGTGTGGGAGATGCTTAAACGAAAGAAAATCAGGGTTGAGAATATGAGCGGTTT TTTCCTAGACGATATCGATCGCATAACCAAACCTAGATACATTCCTACCGATG ATGATATCCTAAAGGCGAGACTGAAGACCCTAGGCGTTAGTGAAACCCAATGTGTagttaatactagttctgaAAAAGGATCCATTTGGAGGATTT TTGACGTTGGCGGAGCCCGATACCAACGTGCAGCCTGGGCCCCACATTTTGATGATG TAAATTGCATCATCTTCTTGGCTCCTATTTCGGCCTTCGATCAGGTTCTCGCCGAAGATCCTACCGTTAATCGCCTCGAGGACTCGCTTGCCATGTGGCGCGACCTATGTAAAAACAAGATTCTCGCTGGAGCGAGCATCGTCCTGTTTTTGAACAAGTGCGACCTGCTTCAAGCTAAGCTCGAAGCTGGCGTCCAATTGAATCAATTCTTGACAAGTTACGGCGATCGCCCCAACGATTACGCCAACGTCACCAAGA CTCTGAAGAGCAAGTTTGACAAAATAAAGCGTGAACATTGTCCCGATAGTCAAGTTTTTACTCACTTCATCACGGCGACT GATACCCGTACCACCAGTATCGCCATCAACGCCGTAAGAGATAAGATTATGAGGGAGAATCTCCAAAATATTGGGTTCGTGCACTAG
- a CDS encoding mRNA 3'-end-processing protein RNA14 encodes MDPEVQSQLENSATDATQQLSESVHQLPTPPPPSSAIPEQLEERPMISVPQVTTQDSESLTPIKPSTPDVQDNKHNATPPAPEQPKQKLTETDLLRERLKRDPLDTSAHQRLIGIAEASGDVEKIQSAYEGLLDAFPNATSAQIAYLNHFLTPALFSKAELLFSRFLRSSISPELWKFYLAYVRRTNSAIADPQTREVVKKAYEFALLHIGHDRAAGDIWREYIDFVKAGEAKTTWEEQQKMDALRRLYHRKGSCPPRDPAIPAPPDFNLPTPPAWTESDRAAVQGWKAYVKWEESNPLDLEDTAALHGRVSAAYRKACAAMQFYPEIWYLAYNWANASGKPDDAMAILKQAMEANKSSFLLHFAYNEICEVQKKYPEVHSTFEGLVEAAKANAPPVDFMAPPEDQSVPSEADAILARRTPELNELKSELGVVWIMHMRFARRSEGLKPARTIFGKARKDKHIFWNVYEAAGVFRGVDGISLYESPDVATKIFELGLKVFSDNPDYVLRYLGFLISINDENNARALFERVITTFPPEKARPIWDRWSRYEYNFGDLIGSQKLEKRLAEIYPNDPPIKRFANRYTYLGVDTIASNDLGFKVVRQSGSAGGVAAPASPPTSNAKRAASPPRRAPDPPAKRFKGQAPDADRAREQERERERERDRDRERERDRMERERERERAEREKERERERDRERDRGDRRGAGAGGGAGAGAAGAGGGGAGRWEGPQSRRPNSPPPYRRGYDGPGRRHEDAHDEGGLPPLVAKFVASLPASQAFDGPVFRTDDLLTLFKNVNLPSRSPPPQRMRSRSPTRGGRPPQTMAHTKDPTVAQAAEEDTN; translated from the exons ATGGATCCCGAGGTCCAATCACAGCTCGAGAATTCGGCTACCGATGCCACCCAGCAACTATCCGAGTCTGTTCACCAACTGCCCACTCCACCGCCCCCCAGTAGCGCAATACCAGAGCAACTCGAAGAAAGACCAATGATATCTGTTCCTCAAGTCACCACACAAGATTCAGAGTCTCTTACCCCTATCAAGCCAAGTACACCTGATGTTCAGGACAACAAACACAATGCCACCCCGCCAGCTCCCGAACAACCCAAACAaaagcttacagagactGACCTATTGCGTGAACGCCTCAAGCGTGACCCTCTAGACACATCAGCTCATCAGCGTCTTATCGGAATTGCTGAAGCTTCAGGCGACGTTGAAAAGATACAGAGCGCGTACGAAGGCCTCCTCGACGCCTTTCCAAATGCA ACTTCAGCCCAAATCGCCTACCTCAACCACTTTCTCACACCGGCCCTCTTTTCCAAAGCAGAGTTGTTGTTCTCCCGATTTCTCCGCAGTTCTATATCCCCCGAACTATGGAAGTTCTACCTTGCTTATGTTCGTCGTACTAACTCTGCGATCGCTGACCCTCAAACGCGTGAGGTCGTAAAGAAAGCATATGAGTTTGCCTTGCTTCATATTGGACATGACCGAGCTGCAGGTGACATTTGGCGCGAATACATCGACTTTGTCAAGGCGGGCGAGGCAAAAACAACATGGGAGGAACAACAAAAGATGGACGCCCTTAGGCGGCTATATCACC GAAAAGGCAGCTGCCCACCGCGTGACCCTGCGATTCCTGCTCCTCCAGATTTTAACCTCCCGACACCACCCGCATGGACCGAGTCCGATCGAGCAGCCGTCCAAGGGTGGAAAGCCTATGTTAAATGGGAAGAGTCCAACCCCCTAGACTTGGAAGACACGGCCGCCTTACATGGCCGTGTCTCGGCAGCTTACCGTAAAGCGTGTGCGGCTATGCAATTCTATCCTGAAATATG GTACTTGGCATACAATTGGGCTAATGCTTCCGGTAAGCCAGATGATGCGATGGCCATTCTCAAACAAGCAATGGAggcaaacaagtccag TTTCCTATTACATTTCGCATACAACGAAATATGTGAAGTCCAGAAAAAGTACCCCGAGGTTCATTCGACATTTGAAGGGCTT GTCGAAGCGGCCAAGGCCAATGCCCCCCCTGTGGACTTTATGGCCCCTCCAGAAGATCAGTCCGTGCCCTCAGAAGCCGACGCCATCCTCGCCCGACGAACTCCCGAACTAAACGAACTCAAATCCGAGCTGGGCGTCGTGTGGATCATGCACATGCGGTTCGCCCGGCGCTCCGAGGGGTTGAAACCTGCCCGAACTATATTCGGCAAAGCAAGAAAGGACAAGCACATATTTTGGAATGTGTACGAGGCTGCAGGTGTGTTTCGAGG CGTTGATGGAATATCATTGTACGAAAGCCCAGATGTGGCGACCAAGATATTTGAGCTGGGTTTAAAGGTTTTTAGTGATAACCCAGATTATGTGTTGCGCTATCTTGGGTTCCTTATTTCGATCAATGACGAAAACA ATGCCCGAGCGTTGTTTGAACGTGTGATCACAACCTTTCCTCCCGAAAAGGCACGACCGATTTGGGATAGGTGGTCTCGCTACGAATACAACTTTGGCGACCTGATAGGCTCTCAGAAACTTGAGAAACGCTTGGCCGAGATCTACCCAAATG ATCCTCCTATTAAGCGTTTCGCAAATCGGTATACGTATTTGGGAGTCGACACGATCGCATCGAATGATCTCGGTTTCAAGGTCGTTCGACAATCCGGTTCGGCAGGAGGCGTAGCCGCCCCCGCAAGTCCGCCCACTTCCAATGCCAAACGAGCGGCTTCTCCACCTCGTCGTGCTCCAGATCCGCCCGCGAAGCGGTTCAAGGGTCAAGCACCGGACGCAGATCGTGCCCGGGAGCAAGAAAGAGAACGGGAGCGAGAGCGGGATCGAGATCGTGAGAGGGAACGAGACCGGATGGAAAGAGAGCGAGAACGTGAGCGGGCGGAGCGTGAAAAGGAGCGTGAGCGTGAGAGAGATCGCGAGAGGGACCGGGGAGATCGACGgggtgctggtgctggtggaggtgctGGCGCTGGCGCTGCTGGTGCAGGAGGGGGCGGAGCTGGAAGATGGGAAGGGCCCCAATCTCGTAGGCCAAACAGCCCACCTCCATACCGAAGAGGGTATGATGGCCCTGGACGGAGACATGAGGATGCCCATGATGAAGGTGGGCTTCCACCCTTGGTGGCCAAGTTTGTGGCGTCCCTTCCGGCGTCTCAGGCATTTGACG GTCCTGTATTCCGTACCGATGATTTGCTTACCTTGTTCAAAAATGTTAATTTGCCTTCGAGATCTCCACCTCCACAGAGAATGAGATCGCGTTCTCCCACAAGAG GTGGACGACCCCCACAGACTATGGCCCATACCAAGGACCCGACCGTGGCTCAAGCCGCAGAGGAAGATACTAATTAG
- a CDS encoding tRNA nucleotidyltransferase yields the protein MHVLGHEVDFVNLRSETYAEDSRIPEIRIGTPLEDALRRDITINALFYNVHTRLVEDLTEKIYERVSLVPLAPLQTFQDDPLRILRVSDSRADLGSRLKRSGKAMHEQSIQVVLVGVLSILSGAFRMHCIEKYGIYDTVFGIPPDLVGKATGIQHSRSTGIHAASILCNFFNSVPTTLPIPHYELLKQAHEDHGLRQRLIFAAALTPWRDMIYPQKKGHQSAVELIVKEGLKIGSQNHFIPSVPKLFAAHKKSSNPSLEKFEGPSQRANSLVFLVALFSRTGPGRSHRRSNTLDDLEAQRVVQTYNELVDRVLELDLVKSIEEPPRLNGKEISTVLGIKPGKEIGMYMEHVVRWQLEHPDESIDACKVWLKDLHQSSINGGSGWLLMLPSGPEYERAQAWEAGLGSGCTLSHQAQQPVPSLEVVFFPSHLNRTFTVYLLRHLSLLVFAGIGLATLSLLPRVYSRSNWLEQSFYFAWGDSSIPFTVPVTTQCETIKVQWQRRSATGPDPVAPYTLQVLTSNYVVPFYINAGSSLSYDFTVPFAPGTQYQICMYDSNGQTGGCQATYTVIPATGTPSCANVTFPQTLDVDAKSSTGPLSQYGWPNQCTDISLTPKSGTPPFTFTAAPALHPPVNITSNSMAPINWTIDLSWGSPFFVTLADSSGRMWSYGPLHSGGNGVDTCLSGSNSSVPLGATVGAVIGAFVIGGVLASLLFFFVSRKRHNGGAMGGRPSLTSLDLREPSARGQELRPTPYITSPTGSRALYSPLGTREESYSTMNSGRPLMRTGSRSSFGREPAGLATTGLQAEPFNPAGAPTAAASVIHERQGTSTQRSSSPPPASPIEGHGRSDSGRDTRSQVYVVHHDGGRAPVTIMTSDGAEVVELPPGYSSVPESSRQRAGDSYGRSGKGALGR from the exons ATGCACGTCCTAGGCCATGAAGTTGATTTTGTGAATCTGAGAAGCGAGACTTATGCAGAGGACAGTAGAATACCGGAGATT CGAATTGGCACCCCACTTGAAGATGCGCTTAGGCGGGATATTACAATCAACGCGTTATTTTATAATGTACATACTCGATTAGTGGAAGATTTGACCGAAAAG ATCTACGAGAGGGTATCGCTCGTACCCCTGGCGCCCCTACAAACTTTCCAAGATGATCCATTACGGATACTTCGTGTATCCGATTCTCGAGCAGATTTGGGTTCGAGATTGAAAAGAAGCGGGAAGGCGATGCACGAACAGAGCATACAAGTGGTTCTCGTTGGGGTTCTATCAATACTTAGTGGCGCATTCAGGATGCATTG TATCGAGAAATATGGTATCTATGACACGGTGTTTGGAATACCTCCGGATCTGGTTGGGAAGGCTACTGGCATACAGCACTCACGATCTACGGGAATTCATGCCGCGAGTATACTATGTAATTTCTTCAACTCTGTGCCGACCACATTACCGATACCTCATTATGAGCTGCTCAAGCAGGCTCACGAAGACCATGGACTTCGCCAAAGGTTAATTTTTGCAGCTGCACTGACACCATGGAGGGATATGATTTATCCCCAAAAGAAGGGACACCAATCGGCTGTCGAACTTATTGTCAAGGAAGGGCTGAAA ATTGGGAGCCAGAATCACTTCATTCCGAGCGTACCGAAACTATTTGCTGCGCATAAGAAATCTTCAAACCCATCGCTTGAAAAGTTTGAAGGCCCTTCTCAGCGAGC GAACTCACTGGTCTTCCTCGTTGCTCTTTTCTCTCGTACAGGACCTGGTCGATCTCATAGACGATCAAACACACTAGATG ATTTGGAGGCACAACGAGTTGTTCAAACATACAATGAACTTGTCGATCGTGTATTAGAACTGGACCTAGTCAAGTCGATTGAAGAGCCCCCTAGATTGAAT GGAAAAGAAATTAGCACAGTTCTAGGGATTAAACCAGGGAAAGAAATTGGGATGTACATGGAACATGTCGTCCGGTGGCAGCTTGAACACCCGGACGAGAGTATCGATGCATGCAAAGTGTGGCTGAAGGATCTGCACCAATCCTCGATTAATGGAGGCAGTGGTTGGCTGCTCATGCTCCCAAGCGGGCCCGAGTATGAAAGAGCGCAGGCTTGGGAGGCAGGACTTGGTAGTGGctgtacccttagtcaccagGCACAACAACCGGTACCGTCCTTGGAGGTTGTGTTCTTTCCATCTCATCTCAATCGCACCTTCACTGTTTACCTGCTCCGCCATCTGTCCTTACTCGT GTTCGCGGGAATCGGGCTTGCTACTCTTAGCTTGTTACCACGGGTATATTCGCGGTCAAACTGGCTCGAACAGAGCTTCTATTTCGCTTGGGGAGATTCGTCGATCCCCTTCACTGTACCCGTCACCACCCAATGCGAGACTATAAAGGTACAATGGCAGCGGAGGAGTGCGACCGG CCCTGATCCCGTA GCACCTTACACGCTCCAGGTCTTGACTTCCAATTACGTCGTCCCATTCTATATCAATGCCGGCTCGTCACTATCATATGACTTCACCGTCCCATTCGCTCCCGGGACCCAGTACCAAATATGCATGTATGACTCTAATGGGCAGACGGGCGGATGTCAAGCGACATACACTGTGATCCCCGCAACAGGTACACCTTCGTGCGCCAACGTGACCTTCCCCCAAACGCTCGATGTAGATGCCAAGTCTTCCACCGGTCCGTTGAGCCAATACGG GTGGCCCAATCAGTGTACCGACATCAGCTTGACGCCAAAGTCAGGCACACCGCCTTTCACATTCACTGCCGCGCCCGCTCTGCATCCCCCTGTCAATATAACTTCCAATTCTATGGCTCCTATTAATTGGACGATCGACTTG TCGTGGGGAAGTCCATTCTTCGTTACGCTCGCCGATTCTTCCGGTCGCATGTGGTCATATGGGCCGTTGCATAGTGGAGGGAATGGAGTTGATACATGTTTGTCCGGTTCAAATTCGAG TGTGCCTTTAGGTGCAACTGTAGGGGCAGTTATAGGCGCGTTTGTGATAGGTGGTGTATTAGCATCGTTACTGTTCTTCTTTGTATCACGCAAGAGGCATAATGGTGGAGCGATGGGTGGACGCCCTTCACTCACATCACTTGACCTGCGCGAACCCTCAGCAAGAGGTCAAGAGCTTCGACCAACTCCATACATTACAAGTCCCACCGGTTCACGCGCGTTATATTCTCCCCTGGGTACTCGTGAGGAAAGCTATTCTACGATGAACAGTGGTCGCCCGTTGATGCGAACCGGTTCGCGATCGAGTTTTGGAAGAGAGCCAGCGGGTCTGGCTACCACAGGCCTGCAAGCCGAGCCATTCAACCCTGCTGGGGCTCCGACTGCAGCGGCCTCGGTCATCCACGAGCGCCAAGGTACATCCACGCAACGATCGTCATCGCCGCCACCGGCTTCTCCAATCGAAGGACATGGGCGATCAGATTCAGGCCGGGACACAAGATCACAAGTGTACGTCGTCCACCATGACGGGGGGCGTGCGCCTGTGACAATTATGACAAGCGATGGGGCGGAGGTTGTCGAGCTACCGCCTGGATACAGTTCAGTGCCAGAGAGTAGCCGTCAGCGGGCGGGAGATTCGTATGGACGTTCCGGGAAGGGTGCACTTGGACGGTAA